TGGTATCATTTGAGTCTGGCCAACAATCGCAGCCATTTGTTTCGGCCCGGCTTTAAAAACCTATAAAACTTTTGGcacaaatcaattaaaaagcGACGTAACCTTCCATTAGTGAGGTggtcggatcggatcggatcgaatGGGTTGGGTATTCCCAATCAGAATGCCACCCACTGTGGCGAAAATAAAAACGCGTCGACGCTTTGCATATCCAATGACATACTTGGAGCCCATTATTCCGTGTATTACCAAATGTTCGACATCAGCTAATTATGCGCAGTGTGGGAGGCACCTCGATTTTTCGGTTTCACCTGCTGACCCACAACAAGCCCGAGCCGAGCCCGGCCGCGAGGGTGGAAAAACTCAAAAATTTATGACGACTGCCTCACCTCTGTCGAAATGTTTGATTGTCACTTGGGACTTGGTATGTCGAAGAGGCCCGGGTTGATTTCCCATCCTGACAGCAAGTCAAATGGCAAGGACGTTCACGGGGTGGCAGGCCCAAATAGACTCAAGGGGAGGGTCGATTGTAATCAACCACTTcatcaaaaacaaataataacatGTGCTCAGTGACTGCCCAAGCAAGGGCTTCAAAATGGTCCGGGACAGGGGTTGATTGGCCTATCATAATCGCTTTAATAGAGAGTGAACACTAGACAAACAATAGGTAAGGGTTTCTCATCGATAATATCAGAAAAAATGGAGGGAGAAGTttatgcacttggagaaatTTTTGGTATGaggataaaaatatttcataattcaTTCATTTACTAAAGAAGCACATGAATATTAACCCATTGAtgggcttaaataaatttttgaaaaatcttACAAGATtagtttaattatatatattataaaataatatcctAAGTGAAATTATGTGAAATTGAAAAGTATTTTACTGATCTGTAAACTCAGTAAAATCAACAtctttaatttgaattgaatttttattaaaattaaatcttatataaaTTCCACCCCTATTTTGCTGCTCAGTGTTGCTCTTTACTGAAACAATCAGTCATCGATTAGGCAACGATACCAATCCCGTCCCAATTTCAGAATCCAATCGACTTTCGGGGTGTTAACGATGCGACCCAAGAACGTCgagcaaaaaattaattggCGGTTGTGCAAAAGTTTGATTGATGCACTTAGCTTTGGCAgggaaatacataaataaaatttctgacacttgggaattttaattaGAATGCCTTTGTTTCGGACCTCGGACTGGCGGTTGGTATCTGATGAAGTCGTTTCgacaaaatgcaaaaattttccaGAACAGCAAACAACCCCGCGCCACTTCCTTCGTTTTGCCACTGTTTTTATAGGTTTCTTGTGGGCCGTCTCAGCGAGCTGTTTGCCACCGGGACTCACGATTTCGTAGAGGCTGATAAATTAgcgaaattttaatttgatttcctcCACAAATTTCCGCCGAACTGGGCATGAATGCCCGGCCAGGTAACTGGGTGTCTGATTGTCTGCCGGAGTCGGGTGGAGTGTGGAGTGGACACAGAAGCACAGCGGAGTGGCAGCAAATAAACTAAGTGAATTTATGGCCCCGAGGCAGGGCACACGTGTGCGACATGCCCACACATTGACACCTTGCCAACGATCCAACTAGCAGCCGTCCCGTCCTGTAACCAGTGCCTCCCCGATAAGCAGCCAAGCCATCCAATAACCCAACTAACCGCAGTCCAATAGGGCTGCAGGTCCCCCGGCGCATTTTGGATCAGATCGGTTCGGCTGGGTTTTGTTTATGCTGGGCAGGCACAATCCCGTCATGACCACGACGATGGCGTCCAGCGTACGTGCGGCCAAACAAATTACAGGGAAATTGCGTCACCTGCAGGAATTTCCACTCAGCATTGTCAAATGTCATCAAAAGTTGTTGGACATGTTGTAACATTAATTTGACATTTTACGGCCCATGACAGGGATCGGGAGCGGGAGGAGTGGCCGCCGATCCATATGCATAtcgggaggaggagcaggagaaggaggacTCCTTGACAATCTGGCGCAGACCGCAGAAGAACGCAGGGCAAAGGATTAAGCCCAGCAGACAGCTGTCGAGCGGGCAAAAGGATGCTGCAAGGATCCTCCCAGATGCATGCAGCAGCATCTCGGATGCACTCagataatttaaatgttgtacttttactttaaaggaaaatgtataatttgttttggtcTTTcgtattttatgtattttatcgcCAGGAGAGAACAGTTCCTGGACAAATTTCGAAATTTTTCTCCATGCATCTCTTGCTTTGGCGACTGCAGCTCCTGGCGTTCGCTCTGGCAGCTGCTGCAATCTGTTGGAGGagtgcaatatatatatttttggcacTAAAACCAAGTTGATGCTGCGGTTGGGAATCCCATTGCCGGCTTAGCGAATCTGATTTGCGGTCATTCGACGTCCTCTCGTTAACCCAGATACCGAATGAGTCCCGTACAGATGCCAAGCTGCAGCGATTAATTTGCTGCGGTGGCGATAATTTGTTAATCGAGGCATCCTCATCTCGGCTTGGAAGCTGGTCCAGggccttctcctcctccagcagctgcagcatctCATCCAATTAAATCTGGACGAAAGTAGGGTGGGAATGTTTTGGTTTGTGGACTCTGCACCCCTCGGGTTGTTGGTTTAACGGCCGGCGCTCTTTTACGACGGCATTTAGCTAAACTATCGAGCGACCGCCCCTGGGGAGCCTCATCTCTGCCCTGGAGGGTTGCCCGATGCTGATGGTGCAGCATTTAAAACAGAAACGTGCAAGCTAGGACAAACTCTCCACCCGGATGATGTGTGGAGGTCAGCAGGATCACGCCTTAGCCATTATAGCCAATGGCACGCCCGCCCGCGCCTCCTTAATGGCCACCAATAATCCGCTGACCATTTCGGAAAAGTCCAATCATCCGAAGCTTCCTAAATGTTAAGGGAGTTGAGTTTGCATTCCTTTTTACTGACTTGGTTAAGACCATAAGATCAAACAAAAAGTACTTTTAATCAATgtaactcaaaaaaaaaattaatcttaGCTAAATGTAACTCAAAAACAAAGATAAATCTTTGCTAATCATTCATTATCTTAGAAACATAACGTAAATACATCTTCATTAATATCATAGTTTCACAGAAATGTTCTTTTCAGAAAATGGCATTTTACTTATACTAACTACTTGGTCAACAAGTTGAAATTATAGATATTGTCAATAAACATTAGAAGTAATAGTAAGCCGACTCCGTTCACTGCTCGTCTCCAGTGATGCGACGGCAGCACAGGTTAATGGGCTGGTCGTTATCAGAATCTATATCTTCGTTACTTTCAACTATGAAAGCTAAATCCGGATCATCATATTCCTTTTTCATTATGTTATCCAACTGCTCTTCTACGTTGTCCTGCTCTTCCAAATCCTTCAAATGTTCATTGCCCACTACAGGATTGTCCTGCTCTAGCTCTATTTCTAGAACGTTGGTCACTTGAGGTTGATCTGGAGCATCATCCTGGTCATCCAGCAGCGACATTGATTTCTTTGGCTTGTTGGCAGGCGGGAgcacctgctcctcctccaaaTCAGTCTCCGACTCCGTGGCCGACGTTTCGTAGGCTACGGAACACTCGCCATCACCCTCCGTCCGCGCCAGCACCTGATAATAGACAAAGTCTTTTTCGGGCCCTTCAAACGCCTGTTGCGCGTACGTCATTGCCTTGCCAAAGTCGGTGGTCCGCGCGGTTCTCCTAGAGCGCCGGGCGCCCAGACGCCGTTTGTTTGTCTGGAAATCGAACATATGCGAAGGGGACACCTTGGCGGTGTCCCAAGTTCCGTAGAAGAGCACATTATACTTGGTTTCGGAGACGGTGTCACAGCGGCCGAGGACGCGGGCCGGCCAGGGGCGATAGCCCTGCATCTTGGCGAAAACGAAGTCTCCCAGTTGGAATGTTGGACGCGGCGCCCGATTACGACCCATCTTTTAAGCTTTAGTAGGGTATATTTTCCGTGAAACAGGAAAGTCAACAATTCTAAGAATGAACCTTGCAAGAAGAATGCTATTGCTGTAAGTGGTGGCGTTGCCGGACCGTCGTCTGCGAAGCTACTGTGTAGGGTTGGGAAATATCAAAAAACTATCGGGGGTAAAAACAACGGTCGATCGGGTTAAATACTGCGATTACTAATTATGTTACTACTAATGTACTAAGTGGGTTCCATAGGGACTTGACTGATTAAATATCCTTCAGAAAGATCGTACAAAAACACTTAGTGTTTGTAAACACACTTAATAGGGGTTCAAGTACCGGGAAGTAAATTTCCAAGTTACACTGAACAAAAACGGAATATACCACCGATAAAAGTAAGTATATTCTTGCAGTTTGAAgttggaatttaaaattcaaattaaaaataagccAAAAAGGCATTTATTTCCATTGGGAAAGCTTATCAAATGCTTTATTATATAACAgaagcaaaaaatacatcaaagAGGTGAAGAATCTGAAGTATCTGAATTTTGacttataatttatagacTAATGCAagaacttttttaattttgcaaaCTCTACAGTTGACATATTTATCaagtaataatataaaaagcttGTGTATTGTATTCATTGAAATCATtacaaaattgcattttacgTATATATGCCTGGTTAACAAGATTAAATCATGGAGATCCTTTTTCTTTGAGGACTTCGACAATGCTAAGTTTATATACATAAGTAGTTTTAAAGCCTTCCTCGTTTAGGAAAAGCTAAAGTAATAGTTTTGATAGCTTTCTCCTTACATCGAAAGTGATCGAATCCTTACAAGCCAATTCGGTTTATTGAGTTCCAGTCCAGTGAGTTCTGACGGTCCTTTCCAGAGTGTTCATCTCCATCTTTGTTTCCCTCCAATTTTGAACCTCTACCCTCCTCCAGGTTCTTCCACTGCTCATTTAGGGTGCGTGATATCGGCTCTGCGTTGTCCTGCTCTTCCAAATCCTTCGCAATCCTCTTCTTCGGAGGCCGTCTCCGACTCAGACTCCGTGGCCGGCGGTAGCATTTCGTAGGGGACACAGGTCTTGCCCTCATCCTTCGCCTGCGCCAGCACCTGGTAATATGCAAAGTCGTTCTCGGGCCTTGCGATTGCCCTCAATATTTCCGCCATTGCACTGCGAAAGTCGGCGTTGCGCACCGTATGCTTTTCATGCCGGCCGCCCAGGTGCCGTTTATTTTTCATGAAATCGAAGACATGCGACGAGGGCACCATGgcggtgtcgcaagttccgtAGAAGAAAACTCTATACTTGAGCTTGGAGACGGTGCCATAGCGGCCCAGGACGCGGGCGGGCCAGTGGCGGTAGCCGTGTATCTTGGCGAAAACAAAGTCTCCCAGGATGAACATTTGACGCTGAACCCGAATACGACTCATTTTGCAAGctttaataacttttttaaGCTCTAGTTCGCAAAGAGTGTTATTTTTTGGAGTATGAGATATAGTGTTGGTAAACAATCAAGTTGCAGGGCTTTCCagtacttaaaaattttctttgGGGTTTAAAACCACAGCTAAACATCTTACTAAACACCTGTATTAGGAAGGCACTAAAATGACTGGTCTTATTATCGGCttctaaaattgttaaattaagttaaaaaaaaggaacctAACTTTTAGAAGCCAAAAAAGCCGATATGGCAATCGTTTTAAAAGTTAACTCGACTCGATTTTAATGCTGAccagaatatacatatatatcggatatatataattcattaattaattatttaaaataaaaaaaaccctgCCAGGTATAAATACTTATACAGAAGTGccttaaaaatctttttaaattacttaatcaacaaaatgaaattaatttttgagaaaTTATTACGATCTAGGGAATGGTCAGAGATACAAGACACGAGCAAATGCCTGAACAACTGGAGATTTGGGTCATATGGGTGGGCGGGCAGTGCTTCTTTAATGAGCAAACAACATTTGCATTAATGGTCATTCAGAACTTCGCACAGCACGCTACCTGCACCTGTATAATGgatagatgtgtgtgtgttgctgtGCGTGTGTGCAATTCCGCTTTAAGTTTTCGCTCACGTTCAGCGTATTATGCGCAAATTGGCTTTTTAAATTGTCGACTTGTTTAAGCTAAACGCAGCTACACTTTATGGCCATGTTTCGTGCTGCATTTTAAGCCATGCGAAATGCCAGCCCTACGACTCGCCGCAGCTCGCGGCTCGCCCCTTCGCTTAActcaattataataattttaatttaagcccTGGCATGGCCtataaaaatggcaaaattgCATTATTTACCAGGCGTAATTACAACAATATTTATATGCTAATGACGGCCCGACACTTGGAAGCATTAATGCAGTAACGTTGGGAAATTAACAAGAGCAGCTCCAATGTAGTTCTGGGAAATGGGCGTTACTGCCCTGTTGGGCCGCAGAGGGTATTCTGAGGCTGGTGTTGGGTGACGACCTCTCCGGACGACGACTGTCACCTGCCGCCGCAGTGCTTAGAATTCAATTAGAAAACGCAATTTACGATCTGGCCACGAGACACACACGGCACTAATACCCGGCAGCCAGCATTTTCCTGCACTTTTCCAACCGCGCGGAAGGCGGCACGGGGGCATAAGCTACGCATGTAATTTGTAAGTAATTTTTTCAACTATCCCCCGGCCCCGACCACGCACTgatacactgacaaaaaatAACCCACAGCctcaaaataaattgaaaataaaaaaaggtatCATAAAACTATCAGGGAATCATAAATTCTCTCGGTGCAACCCCGAAATGCATTACAATTACCACGGGAACAGGCGGAGGCAGGGGGGAGAAAGCCTGGTTAAGAGACACAAGCCAGCGCGTTAAGTTGGAAAAATGAAGTAACGAAAGCATAGAATGGGATTGGGAATAGGAATAAGAATGGGCCCGAGAATAGGAATAGGAAAAGGAATGGAAACGACAGGCCGAGAGCCAAGCCAAGGCATAAATTATGAATCATTTCGACGCTTCCTTATGACACCAAAacgcaggaggaggagacgaGCCACCGCCGTGTTTTCACTTTGAATTCTTCACCAGCTTTGGCCGTGTCG
Above is a genomic segment from Drosophila kikkawai strain 14028-0561.14 chromosome 3R, DkikHiC1v2, whole genome shotgun sequence containing:
- the LOC108084932 gene encoding hepatoma-derived growth factor-related protein 3-like, which codes for MGRNRAPRPTFQLGDFVFAKMQGYRPWPARVLGRCDTVSETKYNVLFYGTWDTAKVSPSHMFDFQTNKRRLGARRSRRTARTTDFGKAMTYAQQAFEGPEKDFVYYQVLARTEGDGECSVAYETSATESETDLEEEQVLPPANKPKKSMSLLDDQDDAPDQPQVTNVLEIELEQDNPVVGNEHLKDLEEQDNVEEQLDNIMKKEYDDPDLAFIVESNEDIDSDNDQPINLCCRRITGDEQ
- the LOC108084896 gene encoding hepatoma-derived growth factor-like, with protein sequence MSRIRVQRQMFILGDFVFAKIHGYRHWPARVLGRYGTVSKLKYRVFFYGTCDTAMVPSSHVFDFMKNKRHLGGRHEKHTVRNADFRSAMAEILRAIARPENDFAYYQVLAQAKDEGKTCVPYEMLPPATESESETASEEEDCEGFGRAGQRRADITHPK